AGGGTACGGTACCCATGACGGTCACCACGCAGCCGCACCGCGGCGGCGTTTTTTCTTCCGCCGCGCGAAAGCTCGACGTTCCCATCCCGAACTACATCGGCGGCGCGTGGGTACAAGCCGGCGCCACCGAATCGCTCGCGCTCACCAATCCCGCCACCGGCGAAGCCCTCGGCCGAGTGCCCCGGGCGACCGCTAAGGCCGTGGACGACGCCGTGGCTGCGGCGCCG
Above is a window of Gemmatimonadales bacterium DNA encoding:
- a CDS encoding aldehyde dehydrogenase family protein, with translation MTVTTQPHRGGVFSSAARKLDVPIPNYIGGAWVQAGATESLALTNPATGEALGRVPRATAKAVDDAVAAAPAAFPAWRATPAPARARYLFKLKALLDEHFDEISSIVTQENGKTLDESRGSVKRGIENVEHACGIPTLMMG